The genomic interval ATTATCATTGCAGTTTCCGATTATCAGCTTTAAAATGGCATCCTGATAAGCATCAAGGCCCTTCGCAGGTtagtttgaattttgaaatatttgttaggCCTATCTGTCGCGTAGATGAATGCTaagaaacataaatataattgaaaGGTTGTCATGTATAATCACTTTTTACAATCCTGAACTACCATTTATATAGAAAGACCCTTTtgatgaatatattttttagcaCAAAAGCAGTTGCCGATTACTGCGAAACTGGCATATATAACCATGAACTGAATTTATGAACAACGAATAAACAGCCAATACTTTTCTCTGTTGTGGCTTTTATGGTTCTATTATCTGTTGTTGATTCAAGTGACTTCTAACATCAATGGTTAATTTTCACCACCTTTAATTTGTTAAACACGGGTTATTTGTTAAGACGTTAAAACCAAGTAGTTCATTTTTACTGGTTTTCCAACAATTTGTGGTGGCCATGATGGTATTCTCCATATTTGCAAAGGCATTAAAACAAAATGGGAGTGTGgcagataaaaattaaaatgtaggtTATATTCTATATTATAAAAACTTCGTGCACCATAAAAGCCACCTTTCTCTCCCCCTTCTTTTTGGTTGTATGTATATATGCTAATGGCTATCTGATCTTATGTCTGCATTTACCTTTCCGTGATAACAGGCAATAGCtgaagaaaaatttaaattgtgtttaaatGCATACAAGACATTATGCAGTGCTCTCTCCCCAGCATAGGAGGCAATATGACTTACCAATGTTTCATAGTCGTTATTATCTCCAACAGAGCTGGTCACCGGTGTAGTTGTGTAGGATCAAATTAATTGGTtgtactataattttttttggtacaataattgtttgtattttattaacaataaaGTCCTGATTTTTTTCCTCTCTATTTATGTTACCCAAAGTGCTTACTCTAACTAGAAGAGTAGTGAAGGGTGTTCAGTcagaaaaattcatttttttaaatgcaaATTTTAATTATCTGCTCCCACTGGTTgggattattatagcattataCTGTAATCTGAACATTGAGATTATTTTTAGCATAAACATGCCAAGCCGAATTAACCATGTCACTGAAAGGTGAAGTGATGTGATAGTTTGCTTCACCTTTGTTGGAAAATGACTTTAAAAAGATTGTACACGAGAGATAGATTAACATTTCAGAATGGACACTTGATTGAATAAGTGgaaatgaattaaattaaatcaaaacaaaCTAATGCTACTACTATTAGACCTCTTTTCTCTATCATGAGATAACACTACAAAGCATTTAATTTAAACTAAACAACCCAAAATCAGTAACCTTACTAAAAACAGAGAAGAACAACAGAGGAAGATATCATGAAACCATAGATCAGGATCAAGAACCCAAAATGAAGAGCCCAATTCCTCTTAAACTTACCAAAATAACTCTCAGGAGGTTCCTGATAATGAATCTCAAACTCCTCATCACCAATAGCATCAAAATCACCACCACTACTCAACCTCATCTTCATATCCCTAAGCTTCTCAGTTGCCAAACCAAGTGTAAGCTTATGGCACCTTCTTTGATACTTGAAGCCATTGATGCATCTAAGTGTCTGTGCTACGGAAACATAGAAGATGAGATGTGCCATTGAAAGAAGAGTTATGGGGATCCAACAATGTCGACATTGAAGACGAGGTGACTGTGATTGTGCCATGAAAACTAAACTGAGGAAGATGAAGAACAACTGGAACAGTTTGTGAAGCTCTTTTTTTTGGAGGTCTATGGCGCGTTTCTTCTCGAGGGTCTTCTCAAAATGGAGCTGGATGATGGTGTTCAATGCTTGGAAAGCTGTGTCTCTTGAGACaacttgttgttgttgatggtGGTGGTGGTTTTCGTAGTCTGCCATTGATAACGGTAACAAtgcagagagagagagagagagagagagagagagaggtgaTGGTAGGTGTGCTCTTTTGTGTCTGTCTGTGTTGTCTCGTCCCGACAACAACGTTTGGAGTTTGTTGAAATAATAAGTTTATTGCTACCAAATTTAAAAGGTGAAATTAATAGTACACTCAAAAGCTGGTGTTGTGTGTTGTCGCAGACAGTAATACTAGTCTATGTCACTTTACTATCGCATTTATCTCCATGAATTCTctttaaatgacatttttatattgtttttaatttttaaaatttatttacttcttttatatttattaaaaaaattatgtataatatttttatcgTTACACCGACAACTTTATATgtcatttattataaaaatatgataatatacattattaaaaatataattatacattttaaaattgaaaataataagtaTATGATTGCACCTCTATAAATTAAAGTGAAAATTTTAACTCTCATATAgtaaataacacaaataaatataagtGTGAACAAAATGTCgtttaaaataattcatgagAGATTAATGTAATTtcctcaaaaaattattaagttaatTAATGTGTTCATTTTATGTGtgctaatatttttaaataatttttgtatttaaaagtattcaacttaatttttttatatttcaagataaattaatagtattaaataaacgatgttttaaaaaatatataataaattgaaaaagtacttatatttagaaataattttttttattcaaatggTGTTTATAATTAGAGAGatagatattatttatttagaataaactaaaaaaaataatcaaatttaatttagttatgcaacaacaaaaattaattttgattaaaaattaatttaagataaaataatttatattttaatgtatttatgtgaaaatgacttgatataaAAAgagattcaatttatatttcaagtaaaatctaaaaaattaattagagttTATAGAATTTCTTATATTTGTGGGAGTAATTTTTGTTCTTACGATGATAATGACCGAAAGGAATAGTAATAtcctaatattttattttcatcgtAGAATGAGttaaaacattcatcattagaTATTCAAATAATTTGGAGGTGGTTTTGATCGGTATGAGTCAAAGAATCTTTAATAATTCTCCATAAAAAACGAAATGGTGGCGATCTCGATATATTTTAATTCCAAAGATTAAACGCTGATGTCCCATAAGtatatcttaaattttaattagtaaTCATTGATATACAATATTACTGGGAGAAAATGAAAGTCTTGATTATGATCGGACCATTTGTATTCAtagcaattttatttttattattaaatttaaaaacacaaACTTAAATTATGGATGgttctattttaattgaatgGTAACGGATCTATTTTATTCTAAGATTGCATGTAGTCTTTTACCAATTACTATAGTGACTAAATTTACACAcattaaatatagaaaaatgataaatttataagtCAATAATTAAGTGAATAATTCAACAACCCTGAAATACAATGATACTAAATTAAGTATTTTGACTATTTCATGTATATTGTGATTGTATTGCACCCAGATTTTTGTTGGAATGATTTTTCTTTGATATAATGATACTGAATCTTGCTTTTATTGTGATTGAGATTCTACATTATAATAGAgatatttttttcaacttttaacTTTTATATGTGCTTTTTAATTTAtccaaattaatcataaattaatagttttggGATGAATGAAGATAACGATTATAATAGTGACAATTATCTTTGATTTTTATAACAtcgtattgaaaaaaaaataaataacatcaaACTAAGATGACGATTAATATAATATCACACTCAAACAAAAAagtacataaattatttatttaaataaaatagagtcaTGCTAGTATTACTTAAGGGCACAtgttaagaataaaataaaaaaactaaataaaattttataatagaatCATTACCATGTATCTATAAAACTaaacaaaaaaggaaataaaattttTACATTTGAATCATTACCGTGTATCTT from Cicer arietinum cultivar CDC Frontier isolate Library 1 chromosome 5, Cicar.CDCFrontier_v2.0, whole genome shotgun sequence carries:
- the LOC101502467 gene encoding uncharacterized protein, producing MADYENHHHHQQQQVVSRDTAFQALNTIIQLHFEKTLEKKRAIDLQKKELHKLFQLFFIFLSLVFMAQSQSPRLQCRHCWIPITLLSMAHLIFYVSVAQTLRCINGFKYQRRCHKLTLGLATEKLRDMKMRLSSGGDFDAIGDEEFEIHYQEPPESYFGKFKRNWALHFGFLILIYGFMISSSVVLLCF